In one window of Halomarina pelagica DNA:
- a CDS encoding heme-binding protein, translating to MPKPPRTDEGWYALHDFRTVDWDAWEAASDEARERAVEEGVEYLRAHEDLADADEGGSAVFSILGHKADLLIVHLRPTTAHLDTAERRFERTALARFTEQTSSYVSVTEASGYSESARAYFEEGPEAVDPGLRRYIRSRIEPSIPDAEHVCFYPMDKRREEPHNWYDLPFDERAELMSAHGDIGRGYAGKVTQIITGSVGLDDYEWGVTLFADDPTEIKHLLYEMRFDPSSSRYAEFGPFYFGRRFPPADLGALLAGEPIPTGEGASEDGATDDALRAELDAIGAEVEAGSHVVLVRSEADADEVEEAVSGLRGNFDHYDSHRGTTVHGTDEGAAVVSAWETERAADTAAGFLADLPGVVERTTGAVGGGSGGDAAGGDAAGATGAETSGAGASGTDGAADADDIRDELADLGVYAGTPHGEDVHALVLYSEADRDDLVPEVESLRDGFDRYDTHVGTSVYEARGRDRRAVVSIWETASAADTAGGYLADLPGVVARAGEESGFGTMGMFYTTKPEYREDFVERFAAVGDLLDGMEGHVETDLMVNVEDENDMFIASQWRGREDAMAFFRSEAFRDTVQWGRDVLADRPRHVFLA from the coding sequence ATGCCGAAACCACCGCGGACGGACGAGGGCTGGTACGCCCTCCACGACTTCCGAACCGTCGACTGGGACGCGTGGGAGGCGGCGAGCGACGAAGCGCGCGAGCGCGCCGTCGAGGAGGGCGTCGAGTACCTCCGCGCGCACGAGGACCTGGCCGACGCCGACGAGGGCGGCTCGGCCGTCTTCTCGATCCTCGGGCACAAGGCCGATCTGCTGATCGTCCACCTCCGGCCCACGACGGCCCACCTCGACACCGCGGAGCGGCGCTTCGAGCGGACCGCCCTCGCCCGCTTCACCGAGCAGACCTCCTCGTACGTCTCGGTCACGGAGGCCTCGGGCTACTCGGAGTCCGCGCGCGCCTACTTCGAGGAGGGCCCGGAGGCGGTCGATCCCGGCCTCCGGCGCTACATCCGGTCGCGCATCGAGCCGTCCATCCCCGACGCCGAGCACGTCTGTTTCTACCCGATGGACAAGCGCCGCGAGGAGCCCCACAACTGGTACGACCTCCCGTTCGACGAGCGCGCCGAGCTGATGTCCGCCCACGGCGACATCGGCCGGGGGTACGCCGGGAAGGTCACGCAGATCATCACCGGGAGCGTCGGCCTCGACGACTACGAGTGGGGCGTCACCCTCTTCGCCGACGACCCGACGGAGATCAAGCACCTGCTCTACGAGATGCGATTCGACCCCTCCTCCTCGCGCTACGCCGAGTTCGGCCCGTTCTACTTCGGGCGGCGCTTCCCGCCCGCCGACCTCGGGGCGCTCCTCGCGGGCGAGCCGATCCCGACCGGCGAGGGCGCGAGCGAGGACGGGGCGACGGACGACGCCCTCCGCGCGGAACTCGACGCCATCGGCGCGGAGGTCGAGGCGGGTTCGCACGTCGTGCTCGTCCGCTCCGAGGCCGACGCGGACGAGGTCGAGGAGGCGGTCTCCGGCCTCCGGGGGAACTTCGACCACTACGACAGCCACCGCGGCACGACCGTCCACGGGACCGACGAGGGCGCTGCGGTCGTGAGCGCGTGGGAGACCGAGCGCGCCGCCGACACCGCCGCCGGCTTCCTCGCGGACCTCCCCGGGGTCGTCGAGCGGACGACAGGCGCGGTCGGGGGCGGCTCCGGCGGTGACGCGGCCGGCGGTGACGCGGCCGGCGCGACCGGGGCCGAGACGTCCGGGGCCGGGGCGTCCGGGACCGACGGGGCGGCGGACGCGGACGACATCCGCGACGAACTCGCGGACCTCGGCGTCTACGCCGGTACGCCCCACGGCGAGGACGTCCACGCGCTGGTGCTCTACTCGGAGGCCGACCGCGACGACCTCGTCCCCGAGGTCGAGTCGCTGCGCGACGGCTTCGACCGCTACGACACGCACGTCGGCACGTCCGTCTACGAGGCTCGCGGGCGCGACCGTCGCGCCGTGGTGAGCATCTGGGAGACGGCGAGCGCCGCGGACACCGCGGGCGGCTACCTCGCAGACCTCCCCGGGGTCGTCGCGCGGGCGGGCGAGGAGTCCGGGTTCGGCACGATGGGCATGTTCTACACCACCAAGCCCGAGTACCGCGAGGACTTCGTCGAGCGGTTCGCCGCCGTCGGCGACCTCCTCGACGGGATGGAGGGCCACGTCGAGACCGACCTGATGGTGAACGTCGAGGACGAGAACGACATGTTCATCGCGAGCCAGTGGCGCGGGCGCGAGGACGCGATGGCGTTCTTCCGCTCGGAGGCGTTCCGCGACACCGTGCAGTGGGGCCGGGACGTGCTGGCGGATCGACCGCGACACGTGTTCCTGGCATAG